In the Sulfobacillus thermosulfidooxidans DSM 9293 genome, TTACGAAAATGTATCATCCAGGCGCCCGCGACGCTATTGAATGGCGGCAAGGGAATCGAGTTATCTACGAATACCCCATGAAAGGACAATTGCCCTTTACGGATATGCTTTCCCACATTCACCAGGTCCTTCGCCAAGAATGTCAACCGGTTCAATTAGTGACAGACGTTGGCTTACCGACTGCACAAACGATGGAACTGGTGCGTAGGTCATGGCACGAACTGCCGAGTTTTGCATGATCGTTTGCCTAACATAGGAGACTGACCCTGGGACCCGCATCCCGGTCTCTTTTGGCTTGATGGTACCCTTGCCAAAAGGCCCGGCGACGTTCAGAAAAATAACCGCGTTTTAGACTGGCTTTCACCACCCGTGAGGCATAAAGTCTGGCGATCCAGAGAAATTGTTGACCTATTGAGAGGTTAAATAAGGCAAATCGCCAGTCATTGAGCATGATATCGGATTCCACAGCGATCGATTCGTCACGGGTACCTCCATGAGGTGCCGACAAGTGATAAAGCCAGGCTTTGTGATTAAACCAAATCGCATAGCCGGCTTTTTTAATTCGAAAAGAAATATCGGTATCTTCGCGAAATGCAGAACGGGTATAGCGCTCATCGAATCCGCCAACATGGAGTAGGGCACTCTTGCGAAATGCCATATTGCATCCCCGGACGCTATAGGCAGCAGCGGAAAAATCGGATCCAAAACCGGGTTCGCGCATCCCACAGTAGCCCATCCATCCGATGTGACGGCGAACGGTCAACGGTGGTTTCCCAGGTTCTAAGACCCGTCCTGCGGCAGCGCCAACATGAGGATTTTGCAGAAAAAGACTGACATGCCACCTAAGAAATTGCCGATCAGGAATTTGAACATCGTCGTCAACAAAGATGATGAGACTTCCCCGGCTCTTAGTGATTCCCACATTACGGGCTCGGGTCAGTCCTGGTTTTGGCGTTTGAATCCAGCGGAGTGCGTGGGTTTTATGCCAAGTTTCAAGCATATCATGGACAGCACGACTATGGCACGGATCTTGATCAATCACCAAGATTTCGTAAGATGGATAATCTAAATGGATTAAATCGGTGATC is a window encoding:
- a CDS encoding glycosyltransferase family 2 protein, with product MMESLPFVSIIIATYHRDDSLVNTITDLIHLDYPSYEILVIDQDPCHSRAVHDMLETWHKTHALRWIQTPKPGLTRARNVGITKSRGSLIIFVDDDVQIPDRQFLRWHVSLFLQNPHVGAAAGRVLEPGKPPLTVRRHIGWMGYCGMREPGFGSDFSAAAYSVRGCNMAFRKSALLHVGGFDERYTRSAFREDTDISFRIKKAGYAIWFNHKAWLYHLSAPHGGTRDESIAVESDIMLNDWRFALFNLSIGQQFLWIARLYASRVVKASLKRGYFSERRRAFWQGYHQAKRDRDAGPRVSLLC